GCTCCACTCGGTCGGGTAGTCCGCCATGGTTGCGCGGTCGGCATGTAGATCACTGTCGGGCGAAATTCACCGGGGAGTAGAAGCGAGGGGTACTGCAGTGAGCAATGAGAACGCATCCGAAGAAGCCCGCAAAGGCCTGTTCGACGCGGTGAAGGGCAAAGCCAAGGAGGTTGTCGGGGCAGTAACCGGCAACGATTCCCTCACCACCGAGGGGCAACTCCAAAGCGCACAGGCCCGCGAACGCGCAGAGGCGAACGCCACCGAGATGGCAGCCCAGGCGCAATCCGAGGAGGCCGCCGAGGATCTCGCTGCTGTGCGAAATACCGCCGAGCAGCAGCGCGATGCAGCCAGCGCGAGCGCCGAATCCTCGGCAGAAAGCGCCCGTCGCGTTCAGCAGGCACAGCACGTCGCGGCAGAGAAGGAAAAGCATCAGACCGTCCGAGACGAGGTTGCCGACGCCGAGGTCGACGCACGCGCCGAACAGATCGAGGCGCTTGCCGAGGGCCAGGCCGACGCCGCAGCCGCGACACAGGACGAACTGAAGGCCGTGCAGGAGCATGGCGAAGAAGTGGCCGAGGCCGAGGCTGCCCGCGCGGCAGCAGACCGTGCTCGACGCAACGCCGAATCATTGCGCGAAGACATCAACCCGTGAACAGGAGCAGTCCTTCCATGAACGTACTCAGCATCCCGCTGTCCATTCTCAGATTTCAGTACAAGATCGTTCGAATCCCGTTGCACCTGTTCGAAACCAGCGTCGTGCAGACGTGGCGCACGGACGCACCCGCTCGAATTGCGTACGAACGCACTGTCGGATCGCTCGACAAGGCCGTCGGCAGTGCGCTCGGCGACAAAGACGTCGAGCAACGTGGCGAAGCGCAGGTCCACCTCAGCGACGAGCTGGCCAAAGCCCGCAAACTCGAAGCCGACGCCGACGCGACCCAGGCAGTCGCCGACCAGAAGCTGAGGACCACTCGCGAAGCAGCCGAGAAGGAACGTAAGGCTGCTGCTCTGGCCGCGGATGATGCTGCGCGGAAGGCACGCGAGCAGGCAGAACAGCGCAAGCAGCAGGCCGCTCAGGAAGCCGAAGCGAAGGCAGCCGAGGAGAAGAAGCGCGCCGACGAGGTGGCCGAATCACGGGCAGCGCAAGCCCGTAACGCGGAGAAGAAGCAGCACGAGCAGATCGCCAAGTCCGAGAAGGCCGCGGCCGCGCCCGCAGAATCCGAGCTGGCGGACGCTGCTGAAAGCAAAGAAGAGGCCGAGGACAAGAAAGCCGAAGCCGCTCGTATCGAAAAGCTGTTCCTCGCAGAGAAGAACAGCTGAGCAAGCCGATCGAAAGACCGAAAGCGTCCCTCCGGGGGCGCTTTCGGTGTTTCAGCCCCCTCGGAACGTCAATCGATAGACGCTGGGCGAGACACCTATCTCCGCCATCAACTGTTGACGCATCGAGGTTGCCGTCCCGAACCCCGCCTCGGCCGCGACCCTGTCGATGCTGTGGTCGGTATTTTCCAGTAGCTCACGTGCGCGGTGAATGCGTTGCTGGGCAATCCATTTGGCCGGTGATATTCCAACTTCGGCCGTGAAACGGCGGGTAAAAGTCCGCACACTCATGGACAGTTTCGCCGCGAGAACCTCCAGACTCAAAGGTGCATCGAGGTTCGCCACCGCCCACGCTTGCGCCGCCGCCGTGGAAGTCGTGGTCGACCGCGGTATCGGCATGTCGATGTATTGGGCCTGACCACCGCTGCGGTGCGGTGGCACTACGGTTCCCCGCGCAACGCGGTTGGCCACGGATGAGCCGAAGTCCTCACGAATCATGTAGAGACACAGATCGATTCCCGATGCTTCCCCTGCGGAAGTCAAGATGTTGGCGTCATGGGTATAGAGAACGTCGGGCTCCAGCTTCACCTGCGGATAGCGCGCGCGGAACTGCTCTGCAGACTTCCAGTGGGTGGTCGCGCGACGCCCGTCGAGTAACCCGAGTGCGGCCAGCACGAACGAGCCGGTGCAGATCGACGCAATCCGGGCATGGACAGGAACCCTGTCCAGCGTGATCGTGTTCGCCGATGAGTGTTCGCCGTAGTCGAGATCGGAGGCTGGGACGATCACGGTGTCGGCGTGTTCGAGCGCCTCGACACCGTGCCGAACGTATATCTCGGCGTCGGTGTCGGTTCGGATCGAGCCCGGCACCGATGTGCATGTCACCACGTCGTACAACGCGGTTCCGTCTTCGGATCGCGCCTGTCCGAACAATCGATGCACGGTGCCGAATTCCATCGCAAGCAGTCCGTCGCGGACGAAAACGACGACACTGTGAGTCATGGCCTGATTCTTTCACATGTTGGCTTCTCAGCCAGTTTCCGATTGCGGACAGGGGCGAGAGGCTCAGTGCATGAACATTCTGTGGCTCTTCGCTCATCCCGAAGCTCGATCGCTCAACGGGGCCCTCCGAGACGTCGCCCTTGCCGAATTGCGGAAGGCGGGCCACCGTATCGAGCAGTCCGATCTGTATCGAATGAACTGGAATCCCGTCGTCAGCGCAGGCGACTACGACCACGATCCAACCGGCCGCCTGCATGTCGCGACGGCGTCGAGCACGGCCCTTCGGCGCGGAACTTTGGCCAAGGACATAGTCACCGAACAAGCGAAACTACGCCGGGCGGACGCCGTCGTACTGCAGTTTCCGTTGTGGTGGTTCTCGATGCCTGCGATTTTGAAAGGCTGGGTGGACCGCGTGTTCGTCGAGGGGTTCGGGTACGGTATCAGATCCGAGGCCGGCTCGACTCGGCGCTACGGCGACGGCCTGATGTCCGGTAAGCGTGCACTGATCGTGACGAGCATGGGCGGCAGCGAACATACGGTGTCCACGCGCGGAATCAACGGGTCTCTGGAGGAACTACTGTTCCCCATTCACCATGGGATCTTTTTCTATACAGGCATGTCCGTACTGCCGCCCGTCCTCGTCGCCAGTGCCGATCGGATGACGCCGAAGGCCTACCGAGAGGCAGTGGACGGGCTCACCGATCGCTTGTCGACCCTGTTCACCGATTCGCCCATCGCTTACCGCAGCCAGAGCGATGGCAACTACGACGAAAACTTCATGCTGCGTTCCCATCTGGCACCGGACGAGTTCGGCGTACGGGTCCACGTGGGCTGAACCACAACTATCGTCCCTGCCAAGCCGACCACAGTTCGGCGTAACGCCCGCCCGCCGCGACGAGTTCGGCGTGTGGCCCCTGTTCGAGGATTTTGCCGTGTTCGAGGACCACGACGCGATCGGCGGCAGCGGCCTGGGTAAGCCGGTGTGCCACAACGAGTGTGCTGCGTCCGCGGGTTGCTGCTGCCGCTGCTGCCTCGAGGTCTCGGGCGCCGGCGCTCCCGGCCTCGGCGGTCGCTTCGTCGAGCACGGCGACGGCGGGGTCGGCGAGGACGAGCCGCGCGAGTGCCAGCTGTTGTGATTGGGCGGAGGTCAACTCGTGTCCGCCTTCTCCGACAACGGTATCCATGCCGCTGCCCAGGGTGTCGACCCATCGGGTGGCGCCGACGGTGTCGAGTGCTGCGCGGACGTCCGCTCGGCTCGCATCCGGTGCTGCGAGTAGTAGATCCTCGATCAGCGGGCCCGCGAAGACGTGTACTTCTTGGCTGACGATCGCGATATGTCTGCGCAGCCCTTTCTCGCCCAGTTCGGCGAGTGTCGCGCCGCCGATCCGTACCGTGCCGGAGGTCGAATCGATGGAGCCCGCTGCGATTGCTGCGATCGTCGACTTGCCCGCACCGGTGGATCCGACGAGTGCGACGGTCTCCCCCGCACCGACGGTCAGGTCGATTCCGTGCAGAATTTCGTGGCCGGTGTCGTACGAGTGTCGGAGATCGGTGATCTGCAGTGTTCCGTCGACCGGGACGGCACCTGTCCCAGGCGACCGCCCGTCGGGAATATCGATGACGCCGACCAGTCGCGCGAGGCTGGCGCCCGCCGATTGCACGTCGTCGAAGGAGAACATGAGCATGCCGATCGGGTTGAACAGCCGGTGAAACAGCAGCGCAGCTGCGGTCACCTGTCCGACGGTCACGTAATCATCCTGGACCAGCATGAATCCGGCGGCTAGAATCACCGACAGTCCGACGCATTCGGCACGGTTGCTGCGCGCACCGAAGCGTGTGAAGAGTCGGAACACGTCGATGCCGATGTCTCGAGCCTTGCCTGACGCCTTGTCGATTTCGGCCAGGTGGGTGTCTTCGAGTCCGTAGGCGCGAACGGTGCGTGCGCCCTGCATGCTGCTGATGAGTGCCTGGGATCGCTCGCCCATGGCTACGCGCTCGGCGGCGTAGAGGGGTGCCGATTTTGGTAGGTACCAGCGCAGGGCCAGCACGTACATCGGGATGGCGACCATGCCTGCGAGCCCGAGACGCCAGTCCAGGCTCAGCATCGCGACCACGCTCAGTGATACGAGGAGAATCGCGGAGACGATGTTGGGGATGACCTCACCGATCGACTTCGCCATGACTGCGACGTCGTCGCCGACACGGGAAAGTAAGTCTCCCTTGCCAACTCGTTCGAGTGTGCCGATCGGGAGGTGCAGTGCGCGTCGAAGTACCCGTTCGCGCAGCGTCGCGAGAGTCCGCTCGCCCAGTTTGCTGATCATGTACGTGCTCAGCGCCGTGAAGATGCCTCCGATCACCGCGGCCGTGGTGATGACGACCACCACGCTCACGATCGTCGACGTCGGGGCACCTTCGGTGACGCGGTCGACGAGGACGCCGAAGACGTAGACGGGGATGAGCGACATGGCCGCCGAGACGGCACTGATCGCGAGGGTGAGGAGAGCCAGTCCCCGTTGGGCGCGTATTTCGCTCGACAGGTAAGCCCAGGACCGCTTACCCGTCGCGATGGGGAGAAGTTCCGGTGTGGTCATCGCAGGACCGCTCCCTTGTAGCGTTCGTCGGTCACTGCGAGGTCGTGATGCGTTCCCTCGGCGACGACGCGTCCGTCGTCGACGACTACGACTCGATCCGTCACTGCGAGAAGGGCGGGACTGGTCGTGATGAGGATGGTGGTCTGGGCGCGATCGGCGCTATGACGCAGTTCCTTGATCCCGGCGGCAATGGAGTGTTCGGTGACGGCGTCCACCGCTGTGGTCGGGTCGTGCAGGACGAGCACCGGGGCCGAGACCGACAATGCCCGGGCCAATGCGACACGTTGACGCTGACCGCCCGACAAGCTGGCCCCGCGATCGGTGACTGCGTGGTCGAGTCCATGCTCGTGCATTGCGACGACATCGGTAGCGGCGGACGCGGCGAGTATTCGGTCGAGTTCGTGGTCCTCGCGGGCGCGCCCGGCGGAGACGTTCGTTCGCACGGTGCCCGCGAACAGGTCGGTGTTGTGCGGTTCCACCAGAACTGTTCGACGCGCATCGGCCAGTCCGAGTTCACCGATTCCAAGGCCACCGATGGTCACTGTGCCGAGGTAGTCGTCCTCGCTGATCTGTCCGGACAGCACTGCGGCCAATGCCTCGCCGTCCTGGGGTCGCAGTGCCACCACACCGAGAAGTTCCCCGGGGGCGGCCGAAAGATCGAAGCCGTCGAGAGACCGGTATGCGATGCCCGCGGCCGCGATATCGGTGGCCGGAGGTGCCACAGAACCGGCCTCTGCCAGAACGTGATCCGCGCCGAGCACCAAGGCCAGGCGATCGGCCGAACCTCGCACGACTGCAGCGACACCCGGTAGGCGCGACATCGTGGTCAGCGGTTCGATGATGAACTGCGACAGTCCGACCACCGTGATGAGCTCACCTACCGAGATTCGACCCTGTAGCGCGAACAGTCCTGCTGCGCCGGCAATTCCGACGGACAGCAGCGCACTGACCGTCGTCGAGAATCCGAGGTAGATACTGTTGGCTTTGGCCATCTTCATCGTCGCGCTCAATGCGGTGCGGCTCGAGGCGAAGAATCGGGCCGATGCTGCGTCCTCGGCACCGATCCCGCGTAGTGGACGCACCCCGCCGACCAGGTCGGTCGCCATGCCGGACACTCGTGCAACCTCTGCTTGTTGCGCCGTGGCGGCCTTGGTCAGCAGCGGAGCCGCACGCTGCAATCCGAACATGATGACCGGGGTGGCGATGACGACCGCCAACCCCAACGGAATGTCGATGACCAGCAACGCAATTGCGCTGACGAGGGTGGCGGTGATCGCCGCGGCCGTACGCGCGATGACATCGAGAATCCACGAGGTCTTCTCGGCGTCGGAGGTGGAAACGGACAGCAGTTCGCCGGACACGAGGTCGGTGCGCACGCCTCGGGGATGGAGCACCCGACCTGCGATCTCGACGCGCATCATGTGCGCCTCACGTTCGATCGCGACCACGATGATGCGGGCGCCGAAACGAAACGCATACGACAGAACCACGAACAGTCCAGCCAGAGCCAGCAGCGAGATGATCATCGCGGTTCCGTCACCGGTGTCGATGGCACGGCCGACGATCAGACCGATCGCGACCGGAACCATCGTCTCGCAGAACTGATGCACGCAGAGGAACACGGTGGAGATGATCATCCGGGTGCGCTGGCGTCGCACACTCCGGCGAAGAATCGCAGTACCGGTCGAAGGGGGGTTCGTGGTCGTCGACACACCCATCACGTCGCCGAGGAAGAAAAGTGCATTGACCGACCCTAATCCATGCCCCGATAGGGCCCAGGTCACTTCGACGAGCACAGCGCTCGTTCGGAAGAAGTGGCGAGAGGGCGACCAGTTCTCATAGAGTTGGTGCCGACGCGAAAGAAACTTTCGCGTCGGCACCACCAATCGAGCACGCCAGCAACCACTACGGAGACGATCATGGCCGCCAGTACGACCACGGACAAAGACATCGCCGACGACGAGATCGTCCAATTGGCCGACGAGACCGCCAGCCAGGCGCAGCGCGTAGTCGCTGCATACGCGCTCGACGCAGACGAGTGCCGCATGCTGTTTGCAATGCTGGGCATCGAACCGGCGGCAAAACCCGAGTGATCGCACGCACCGGCAATCGCACGTTCTGAACGATGAACCGATAGGACAGTAGTGGCTGACGCCTCGCAGGGTTCCAATTTCGTCGTCGTGGCCAACAGGTTGCCCGTGGACTTGGAGACGCTTCCCGACGGAAGTACGCGATGGAAGCGAAGCCCAGGCGGGCTGGTGACGGCACTCGAACCGATCCTTCGAGCCAACAACGGCGCCTGGGTGGGTTGGCCGGGGGTCCCCGATGTCGAGGTCGAGCCGTTCGTCGAGGACGAGCTCGAACTGTGTCCCGTCACGTTGAGCGAGCGTGAAGTCGCCGACTACTACGAGGGTTTCTCCAACGGCACCCTGTGGCCGCTCTATCACGACGTCATCGTCAAACCGATCTACGACCGTTCCTGGTGGAATGCCTACGTAGAGGTCAACCGTCGGTTCGCCGAGACGACCTCTGCTGCGGCAGCCCAGGGTGCGACGGTGTGGATCCAGGACTACCAGCTCCAGCTGGTCCCGAAGATGCTGCGGATGCTGCGCCCAGATCTGACCATCGGGTTCTTTCTGCACATCCCCTTCCCGCCGGTCGAGTTGTTCATGCAGATGCCGTGGCGGACCGAGATCGTCGAAGGCCTACTCGGCGCCGACCTCATCGGATTCCATCTCGCGGGCGGCGCCCAGAACTTCCTGTACCTCGCCCGCAGACTCGCCGGTCAGGTCACCTCACGCGGATCCGTCGGGGTGCGGTCCAAGCTCGGATCCGTCCAGGTCGGCTTCCGGACGGTACGCGTCGGCGCGTTCCCGATCTCCATCGATTCGGGGGATCTCGACGAGAAGTCACGCCGCAAGGCGGTCCGTGATCGTGCCAAGCAGATCCGTAAGGATTTGGGTAACCCGAAGCGCATCATGCTCGGGGTCGACCGTCTGGACTACACCAAGGGAATCGACGTCCGGCTCAACGCATTCCGCGAGCTTCTCGAAGAGGACCGGGTCGATCCGGCCGAGAACATCATCGTCCAGCTCGCCACACCGAGCCGCGAACGCGTCGAAAGTTACAAGGCGATGCGCGGTGAGATCGAACAGCAGGTCGGCCGCATCAACGGCGAGTACGGCCAGGTCGGCCACCCCGTCGTGCACTATCTACATCGACCGATCCCG
This region of Rhodococcus sp. PAMC28707 genomic DNA includes:
- a CDS encoding NAD(P)H-dependent oxidoreductase, translating into MNILWLFAHPEARSLNGALRDVALAELRKAGHRIEQSDLYRMNWNPVVSAGDYDHDPTGRLHVATASSTALRRGTLAKDIVTEQAKLRRADAVVLQFPLWWFSMPAILKGWVDRVFVEGFGYGIRSEAGSTRRYGDGLMSGKRALIVTSMGGSEHTVSTRGINGSLEELLFPIHHGIFFYTGMSVLPPVLVASADRMTPKAYREAVDGLTDRLSTLFTDSPIAYRSQSDGNYDENFMLRSHLAPDEFGVRVHVG
- a CDS encoding CsbD family protein gives rise to the protein MSNENASEEARKGLFDAVKGKAKEVVGAVTGNDSLTTEGQLQSAQARERAEANATEMAAQAQSEEAAEDLAAVRNTAEQQRDAASASAESSAESARRVQQAQHVAAEKEKHQTVRDEVADAEVDARAEQIEALAEGQADAAAATQDELKAVQEHGEEVAEAEAARAAADRARRNAESLREDINP
- a CDS encoding trehalose-6-phosphate synthase — translated: MADASQGSNFVVVANRLPVDLETLPDGSTRWKRSPGGLVTALEPILRANNGAWVGWPGVPDVEVEPFVEDELELCPVTLSEREVADYYEGFSNGTLWPLYHDVIVKPIYDRSWWNAYVEVNRRFAETTSAAAAQGATVWIQDYQLQLVPKMLRMLRPDLTIGFFLHIPFPPVELFMQMPWRTEIVEGLLGADLIGFHLAGGAQNFLYLARRLAGQVTSRGSVGVRSKLGSVQVGFRTVRVGAFPISIDSGDLDEKSRRKAVRDRAKQIRKDLGNPKRIMLGVDRLDYTKGIDVRLNAFRELLEEDRVDPAENIIVQLATPSRERVESYKAMRGEIEQQVGRINGEYGQVGHPVVHYLHRPIPRDDLIAYFVAADVMLVTPLRDGMNLVAKEYVACRSDLGGSLVLSEFTGAAAELRQAYLCNPHDLDSVKDAIIDALEQAPEDGRRRMRAMRRQVLAHDVDRWARSFLDALSNPPQDGQPTTQR
- a CDS encoding ABC transporter ATP-binding protein, coding for MTTPELLPIATGKRSWAYLSSEIRAQRGLALLTLAISAVSAAMSLIPVYVFGVLVDRVTEGAPTSTIVSVVVVITTAAVIGGIFTALSTYMISKLGERTLATLRERVLRRALHLPIGTLERVGKGDLLSRVGDDVAVMAKSIGEVIPNIVSAILLVSLSVVAMLSLDWRLGLAGMVAIPMYVLALRWYLPKSAPLYAAERVAMGERSQALISSMQGARTVRAYGLEDTHLAEIDKASGKARDIGIDVFRLFTRFGARSNRAECVGLSVILAAGFMLVQDDYVTVGQVTAAALLFHRLFNPIGMLMFSFDDVQSAGASLARLVGVIDIPDGRSPGTGAVPVDGTLQITDLRHSYDTGHEILHGIDLTVGAGETVALVGSTGAGKSTIAAIAAGSIDSTSGTVRIGGATLAELGEKGLRRHIAIVSQEVHVFAGPLIEDLLLAAPDASRADVRAALDTVGATRWVDTLGSGMDTVVGEGGHELTSAQSQQLALARLVLADPAVAVLDEATAEAGSAGARDLEAAAAAATRGRSTLVVAHRLTQAAAADRVVVLEHGKILEQGPHAELVAAGGRYAELWSAWQGR
- a CDS encoding helix-turn-helix domain-containing protein, translating into MTHSVVVFVRDGLLAMEFGTVHRLFGQARSEDGTALYDVVTCTSVPGSIRTDTDAEIYVRHGVEALEHADTVIVPASDLDYGEHSSANTITLDRVPVHARIASICTGSFVLAALGLLDGRRATTHWKSAEQFRARYPQVKLEPDVLYTHDANILTSAGEASGIDLCLYMIREDFGSSVANRVARGTVVPPHRSGGQAQYIDMPIPRSTTTSTAAAQAWAVANLDAPLSLEVLAAKLSMSVRTFTRRFTAEVGISPAKWIAQQRIHRARELLENTDHSIDRVAAEAGFGTATSMRQQLMAEIGVSPSVYRLTFRGG
- a CDS encoding ABC transporter ATP-binding protein, producing the protein MIISTVFLCVHQFCETMVPVAIGLIVGRAIDTGDGTAMIISLLALAGLFVVLSYAFRFGARIIVVAIEREAHMMRVEIAGRVLHPRGVRTDLVSGELLSVSTSDAEKTSWILDVIARTAAAITATLVSAIALLVIDIPLGLAVVIATPVIMFGLQRAAPLLTKAATAQQAEVARVSGMATDLVGGVRPLRGIGAEDAASARFFASSRTALSATMKMAKANSIYLGFSTTVSALLSVGIAGAAGLFALQGRISVGELITVVGLSQFIIEPLTTMSRLPGVAAVVRGSADRLALVLGADHVLAEAGSVAPPATDIAAAGIAYRSLDGFDLSAAPGELLGVVALRPQDGEALAAVLSGQISEDDYLGTVTIGGLGIGELGLADARRTVLVEPHNTDLFAGTVRTNVSAGRAREDHELDRILAASAATDVVAMHEHGLDHAVTDRGASLSGGQRQRVALARALSVSAPVLVLHDPTTAVDAVTEHSIAAGIKELRHSADRAQTTILITTSPALLAVTDRVVVVDDGRVVAEGTHHDLAVTDERYKGAVLR